In Candidatus Zixiibacteriota bacterium, the following are encoded in one genomic region:
- the prfB gene encoding peptide chain release factor 2 has protein sequence MSTIFRNTGRNSNRFGVIFDLEQRESKIAKLEKQSTDESFWNDSSNAQSVLKQLKLEKNILEEIDGLDRELQDMEVLMELVEEEDSAEAQQEFDAAAEKFAKRLDAFEFKTYLSDPDDPSSALLTIHPGAGGTESMDWASMILRMYMRWAEQNGFETDTIDFQAGDEAGVKSATIEIKGDYAYGYLKGESGVHRLVRISPFDANKRRHTSFCSVFVLPEVEGDINIEIKSDDLRIDTYRASGAGGQHVNKVSSAVRITHEPTGIVVQCQSERSQLKNRESAMKVLKARLYQLEKEKEEAKKQKLEATKKKIEWGSQIRSYVFHPYNMIKDHRTDYETSNVTAVMDGNLSEFINSYLMFSK, from the coding sequence CTGAGCACGATCTTTCGAAATACAGGCAGAAACTCGAACAGATTCGGGGTTATCTTTGACTTAGAGCAGCGCGAGTCGAAGATTGCCAAGCTCGAAAAGCAGTCCACCGACGAGAGTTTCTGGAACGACTCCTCAAATGCGCAGTCAGTCCTCAAACAGCTCAAGCTCGAAAAGAATATCCTGGAAGAGATCGATGGCCTCGATAGAGAACTGCAGGATATGGAAGTCCTGATGGAACTTGTCGAGGAGGAAGATTCTGCTGAAGCCCAGCAGGAATTTGATGCTGCTGCCGAGAAATTTGCCAAGAGGCTTGACGCTTTCGAGTTCAAGACATACCTCTCCGATCCTGATGATCCCAGCTCCGCGCTGCTAACCATACATCCCGGCGCCGGAGGCACGGAGTCAATGGACTGGGCGTCCATGATTTTGCGTATGTATATGCGCTGGGCCGAGCAGAACGGCTTCGAAACCGACACCATCGACTTTCAAGCCGGTGACGAGGCCGGAGTCAAGTCGGCCACTATCGAGATCAAGGGCGATTATGCGTACGGCTATCTCAAAGGGGAATCGGGGGTACACCGACTGGTAAGGATCTCGCCGTTCGACGCTAACAAGCGCCGCCACACATCCTTCTGTTCCGTATTCGTATTGCCTGAAGTTGAAGGTGATATCAACATCGAAATCAAGTCTGACGATTTGCGTATCGATACTTACAGAGCATCCGGAGCTGGTGGGCAGCACGTTAACAAAGTCTCGTCGGCGGTGCGCATAACTCACGAACCTACCGGCATTGTCGTGCAGTGCCAATCGGAACGTTCTCAGCTCAAGAACCGTGAGTCGGCAATGAAAGTGTTGAAGGCTCGTCTCTATCAGTTGGAGAAGGAAAAGGAAGAGGCGAAGAAGCAGAAGCTCGAAGCAACCAAGAAGAAAATTGAGTGGGGTTCCCAGATACGGTCGTATGTATTCCACCCTTACAATATGATAAAGGACCATCGCACCGATTATGAAACTTCGAATGTCACCGCAGTTATGGATGGGAATCTTTCTGAGTTCATTAACTCATATTTGATGTTCAGTAAGTAA
- a CDS encoding outer membrane beta-barrel protein encodes MKNGTLIVIIVLFVSIQTAYCGEQDMNRALANSGNRSLNVGGVTGQISTAEAVPPGSIDLGAYVGAYEDANTIFGRFAIGIMSNADFEVKSGILDSEGGDDPNFMIGAGIKYHFYNKVTGAMPDMALNWVAEIYDIGENATLWLAGMGLVASYPIRLKNNSSISPYGRLQLRIEGVSDGDDDKSDFDIGLNLGGQYKPGDRVQFYLEFQFDDQIGLIAGINFAVY; translated from the coding sequence ATGAAGAACGGAACTCTTATAGTAATCATCGTGCTATTTGTTTCTATTCAAACCGCATATTGTGGTGAGCAGGATATGAACAGGGCCCTCGCCAACTCGGGAAACCGGTCACTAAACGTCGGCGGCGTTACGGGGCAGATTTCTACAGCGGAGGCGGTTCCTCCCGGTTCAATCGACCTGGGTGCGTACGTCGGAGCTTATGAAGACGCGAATACGATATTTGGCCGTTTCGCGATCGGAATCATGTCTAATGCTGATTTCGAGGTCAAGTCCGGCATACTCGATTCAGAAGGCGGAGATGATCCCAATTTCATGATTGGTGCGGGGATAAAATACCACTTCTACAACAAGGTAACTGGCGCTATGCCGGATATGGCACTCAACTGGGTGGCTGAGATTTACGATATCGGCGAAAATGCCACGCTGTGGCTGGCAGGCATGGGGTTGGTGGCTTCCTATCCGATCAGACTTAAGAACAATTCCAGCATTTCGCCATACGGAAGACTGCAACTGCGCATCGAGGGTGTATCGGACGGGGACGACGATAAATCTGACTTCGACATCGGTCTGAATCTGGGCGGACAGTACAAGCCGGGGGATCGCGTGCAGTTCTACCTGGAATTTCAGTTTGATGACCAGATCGGTCTTATAGCCGGAATCAATTTTGCGGTGTATTGA